The following coding sequences are from one Ornithodoros turicata isolate Travis chromosome 1, ASM3712646v1, whole genome shotgun sequence window:
- the LOC135374026 gene encoding uncharacterized protein LOC135374026 isoform X2, with protein MLSRCLCCSVKNRRPIQDVPPPPTWQPYSHLNEAGHPDPEFPIGSRWMNLTLYALHIAYDIVTQSPTQPAKYTTMQWQTREMNERLLQPVGQSAQLSQSQRIRQPDAQTSQYAVRIPSRNQPDEWPLPRTAAVYILHMMPTSCSGADALHIGHRS; from the exons ATGCTGTCACGCTGTCTCTGCTGCAGCGTCAAAAATCGCAGACCAATCCAAGATGTGCCGCCTCCACCTACTTGGCAACCTTATTCTCACC TGAATGAAGCTGGGCATCCGGACCCTGAATTTCCCATCGGG AGCCGCTGGATGAACTTGACACTTTATGCGCTTCATATCGCTTACGACATTGTCACACAGAGTCCCACACAGCCCGCCAAGTATACAACGATGCAATGGCAGACGAGGGAAATGAATGAGCGTCTACTTCAGCCAGTGGGGCAGTCAGCCCAGCTGTCTCAGTCCCAGCGAATAAGGCAACCAGACGCACAAACTTCACAGTATG CTGTGCGTATCCCAAGCAGAAATCAACCAGATGAGTGGCCCCTCCCCCGTACTGCTGCAGTGTATATCCTGCACATG ATGCCAACATCTTGCAGCGGAGCAGATGCTTTGCACATCGGTCACAG GTCTTAG
- the LOC135374026 gene encoding uncharacterized protein LOC135374026 isoform X1, with translation MFSQRCNSEGHSPLTYMDLSDVQGEMLSRCLCCSVKNRRPIQDVPPPPTWQPYSHLNEAGHPDPEFPIGSRWMNLTLYALHIAYDIVTQSPTQPAKYTTMQWQTREMNERLLQPVGQSAQLSQSQRIRQPDAQTSQYAVRIPSRNQPDEWPLPRTAAVYILHMMPTSCSGADALHIGHRS, from the exons ATGTTCAGTCAGAGGTGCAATTCTGAAGGACACTCTCCACTAACATACATGGACTTGAGCGACGTTCAAG gagaaATGCTGTCACGCTGTCTCTGCTGCAGCGTCAAAAATCGCAGACCAATCCAAGATGTGCCGCCTCCACCTACTTGGCAACCTTATTCTCACC TGAATGAAGCTGGGCATCCGGACCCTGAATTTCCCATCGGG AGCCGCTGGATGAACTTGACACTTTATGCGCTTCATATCGCTTACGACATTGTCACACAGAGTCCCACACAGCCCGCCAAGTATACAACGATGCAATGGCAGACGAGGGAAATGAATGAGCGTCTACTTCAGCCAGTGGGGCAGTCAGCCCAGCTGTCTCAGTCCCAGCGAATAAGGCAACCAGACGCACAAACTTCACAGTATG CTGTGCGTATCCCAAGCAGAAATCAACCAGATGAGTGGCCCCTCCCCCGTACTGCTGCAGTGTATATCCTGCACATG ATGCCAACATCTTGCAGCGGAGCAGATGCTTTGCACATCGGTCACAG GTCTTAG